In Rissa tridactyla isolate bRisTri1 chromosome 23, bRisTri1.patW.cur.20221130, whole genome shotgun sequence, the following are encoded in one genomic region:
- the LOC128901084 gene encoding sperm-associated antigen 4 protein-like, whose translation MSKAERELEGVRIGRTTESSLEEKSLQPLTGDPSAGVELVMRPSPAGSAAQGPAEGRDKATEIARTVFSLPCLLAVALVSLWRHLLSMCLLAAQKMALQKKAFLQVFLLLPLALAAVYCGTSLPGLKPLWNCPVLMAQQTQKMQLMLEEVARLRAEISSVKQEVEEMKQAASERALEAYVEMSDWALQSSGASIDLQRTSETYTCKKDWFWRFIEFFCTPRSPDRILQPDVSPGNCWPFPGRQGQVVIRLPARVHLTAITVQHISKEVSPSGTVTSAPRDIAVFGVDVDGEEETLLVTFMYDVAKEAIQTFPLKNAPHPRAFSYLKLLVKSNWGNPKYTCIYRVQVHGKMAKPNSFN comes from the exons atgagcaaggcagagagagagcttgaaggtgtcaggattgggaggacgactgagagctcactggaggagaaatctttGCAGCCCTTGACAGG GGACCCGAGCGCTGGCGTGGAGCTGGTGATGCGCCCTTCACCTGCCGGCTCAGCCGCTCAAGGGCCTGCCGAGGGGCGCGACAAGGCCACAGAAATCGCAA GGACGGTCTTCAGCCTTCCTTGCCTTCTGGCTGTTGCCCTGGTCTCTCTGTGGAGACATCTGCTGAGCATGTGCCTCTTGGCCGC GCAAAAGATGGCCCTGCAGAAGAAGGCGTTCTTGCAAGTCTTCTTGTTGCTCCCCCTGGCTCTTG CTGCTGTTTACTGCGGGACCTCGCTGCCAGGCCTGAAGCCCCTGTG GAACTGCCCGGTTTTAATGGCGCAGCAAACTCAAAAGATGCAGCTaatgctggaggaggtggctcGGCTGAGGGCAGAGATCAGCAGCGTGAAGCAG GAAGTCGAGGAAATGAAGCAGGCAGCATCTGAGAGGGCTTTGGAAGCCTACGTGGAGATGTCTGACTGGGCCCTGCAAAGCTCTG gtgccAGCATTGACCTGCAGAGAACTTCGGAGACCTACACCTGCAAAAAGGACTGGTTCTGGAGGTTTATTGAGTTCTTTTGCACTCCCCGCAGTCCCGATCGCATTTTGCAG CCGGATGTTTCCCCGGGAAACTGCTGGCCTTTCCCAGGGCGTCAGGGCCAGGTGGTCATCAGGTTGCCAGCGCGAGTCCACCTGACTGCCATCACTGTGCAGCACATCTCCAAAGAAGTCTCTCCATCTGGGACCGTCACCAGCGCCCCCAGGGACATCGCTGTCTTT GGAGTGGATGTGGACGGAGAAGAGGAAACTCTCCTGGTGACCTTCATGTACGATGTGGCAAAAGAGGCCATTCAGACCTTCCCTCTGAAG AACGCCCCGcatcccagagccttctcctatCTCAAACTCCTTGTGAAGAGCAACTGGGGAAACCCAAAGTACACATGCATTTACCGAGTGCAGGTTCATGGGAAGAtggcaaaaccaaacagcttcaaCTGA